One Methylobacterium oryzae DNA window includes the following coding sequences:
- a CDS encoding glycosyltransferase family 87 protein, translating to MPAPIETRVPGSPTARAAALRSDLAHLLSSDDRLFAFGRRAAWVLLPLGLAMVLLVYGTGPDPRRNWYGDPLGNDFVQVWVAGRSALEGRGADPYDLPVHLANLKAACGQACRFAWHYPPVFLLPAAAMALLDLQPAYLLWTALSLALFALAMRVAAGRRDAALVALAHPLVLCNLVYGQNGLFTASLLTLGAVLVDRRPRLAGLCFGLLAYKPHFAALAPLLLLVTGRRACLAACASTVLALCLASLALFGTAPWTGFLGTLGDTNRIILQNAAASLNLNASAFGAVRLLDGSMAAAWTAQGLVAVLALGLACRAWSRPTDPTLRAAALLVSAPLLSPYLPVYDLAPLVPAVLLLALAAHRAGGLRPRERALLCAVPLFAVVREAAALTGFPLGLVLSMATFACIAGRVMPQSVTPSRRRSGTGGAEALTEPAAAGSGRAA from the coding sequence ATGCCAGCGCCCATCGAGACCCGCGTGCCGGGCTCACCGACAGCACGCGCCGCCGCGCTCCGGTCGGATCTCGCGCATCTCCTGAGCAGCGATGACCGGCTGTTCGCCTTCGGCAGGCGGGCGGCCTGGGTGCTGCTGCCGCTCGGCCTCGCCATGGTCCTACTCGTCTACGGGACCGGCCCGGACCCGCGGCGCAACTGGTACGGCGACCCCCTCGGCAACGACTTCGTCCAGGTCTGGGTGGCGGGCCGCTCGGCGCTGGAGGGGCGGGGGGCGGACCCCTACGACCTGCCGGTGCACCTGGCGAACCTGAAGGCGGCCTGCGGGCAGGCGTGCCGGTTCGCGTGGCACTATCCCCCGGTGTTCCTCCTGCCGGCGGCCGCGATGGCACTGCTGGATCTGCAGCCGGCCTACCTGCTGTGGACCGCGCTCTCCCTCGCCCTGTTCGCGCTCGCGATGCGGGTCGCGGCCGGCCGGCGGGACGCGGCCCTCGTCGCGCTCGCGCACCCGCTCGTGCTCTGCAACCTCGTCTACGGCCAGAACGGCCTGTTCACCGCGTCGCTGCTCACCCTCGGCGCGGTGCTCGTCGATCGCCGACCGAGGCTCGCCGGGCTCTGCTTCGGCCTGCTGGCCTACAAGCCGCACTTCGCGGCGCTCGCCCCCCTGCTCCTGCTCGTGACGGGACGGCGCGCATGCCTGGCCGCCTGCGCGTCGACGGTGCTGGCCCTCTGCCTCGCGTCGCTGGCGCTGTTCGGGACGGCGCCCTGGACCGGCTTCCTCGGCACGCTCGGGGACACGAACCGGATCATCCTGCAGAACGCGGCGGCGAGCCTCAACCTCAACGCCAGCGCGTTCGGCGCGGTGCGCCTGCTCGACGGCTCGATGGCCGCCGCCTGGACGGCGCAGGGTCTCGTCGCCGTACTGGCGCTCGGCCTCGCCTGCCGCGCCTGGTCCCGGCCCACAGACCCGACGCTGCGCGCGGCCGCGCTCCTCGTCTCCGCGCCGCTGCTGTCACCGTACCTCCCAGTCTACGACCTGGCGCCCCTCGTGCCGGCCGTGCTCCTCCTGGCGCTCGCCGCGCACCGCGCGGGCGGCCTGCGGCCGCGCGAGCGGGCCCTGCTATGCGCGGTGCCGCTCTTCGCGGTCGTCCGGGAGGCGGCCGCGCTGACCGGCTTCCCCCTCGGCCTCGTGCTGAGCATGGCGACCTTCGCCTGCATCGCGGGGCGCGTCATGCCGCAAAGCGTCACCCCGAGCCGACGGCGATCCGGGACGGGGGGCGCCGAGGCCCTCACGGAGCCAGCGGCCGCGGGATCCGGAAGGGCAGCATGA